A stretch of DNA from Gymnodinialimonas sp. 57CJ19:
CGACCAGGATGGCCAACGCTTTCTGGATTTGCGGCAAGGTCATGGGATCAGCCGTCCGCAGGCATCAAAGCATCGGGGATATCGTGCCCGTTCTCTTCAAACCAGCGCGCGGCACCGGGGTGGAGCGCAATGGTGCCGAATTGAAGCGTCATCTCGGCAATGTCCGCGCCCGCTAGACTAGCCATGGCGTTCGCCTGTGCTGTCTCATCCGCCATGATCGTGCTGACGATCTGGTACGCGGTTTCCTCGTCCATATCGACGGGAGCGGCAACGCCGACACCGAAGCTCCAGGTGGTGTAGGCGGGGATGCCCTCCCCGGCACCTTCGGGGATGTCCACGACGGAGATATCAGGCATCTCGGCCCGCAGGATCTCTGCCTGTTCAGGGCTCAGGCCCAGAACCGCGATGTCAGTGCCGGTCGCGATATCCATGGTGGATGCGTCCAGCAGGTTGCCAGAGCCGGATTTCACATAGCCGATCACGCGGTTGTCACGGATCGAGTTCACGATGTCTGTGGTGGAGCCGCGCACGAAATCCGCCGTCAGGCCGAGCGTGGCGAAAACAGCCTCAGCCGTGGCTTCCGTGGCCGATCCGCGAATGCCGGGGTTGAAGGCCGTGCCCTCTAATTCCTCAAGGCTGCCAATTCCTGCATCTGCCCGGACGATGACGTTTTGCGGAGCGTTGGTATAGACCCAGAGCAAGCGCAGGTCCTGCGGGTTGCCGTCGAAGGCATTTGTTCCGGCAGCGGCGTGTTGAACCACATTGGTCGTCACCAATCCAAGGTCCAATTGGCCACGCGCCATACGCTGTATGTTGTCCATGGTCGCGCCGGTTTCCACGATTGTCGCGTCCACGCCCTCGGCATGTTCGTTGATAAGCTGTCCGACAGCCACGAAATAGGCGTAGTGGCTGGACGAAGCCGAGGTCGATCCGATCAGCAAGTCCTGGGCCTGCGCGGCAAAGGCCGATCCCACGAGCGCAGTCGCGCCAAGCAACGTTCTGGTAAAGGTGTTCATATCATCCTCCCTAGCAAATGATGAAAGGATGCCTCTCGCATGCCTTTGCTGGTACATATTTACCGCCGATACCTGTTGCGGGAAGTGTAACTTTGATCATAATTGATGCATGAAACGCAGCAATCCAACACTGCTCGATTTCCGGGCAGTTCTGATCCTGAGCCAGGCGCAGTCGTTCCGAATTGCTGCGGATCAGCTGGATATGTCGCCGTCCGCCCTGTCACG
This window harbors:
- a CDS encoding TAXI family TRAP transporter solute-binding subunit is translated as MNTFTRTLLGATALVGSAFAAQAQDLLIGSTSASSSHYAYFVAVGQLINEHAEGVDATIVETGATMDNIQRMARGQLDLGLVTTNVVQHAAAGTNAFDGNPQDLRLLWVYTNAPQNVIVRADAGIGSLEELEGTAFNPGIRGSATEATAEAVFATLGLTADFVRGSTTDIVNSIRDNRVIGYVKSGSGNLLDASTMDIATGTDIAVLGLSPEQAEILRAEMPDISVVDIPEGAGEGIPAYTTWSFGVGVAAPVDMDEETAYQIVSTIMADETAQANAMASLAGADIAEMTLQFGTIALHPGAARWFEENGHDIPDALMPADG